A single window of Pyrus communis chromosome 10, drPyrComm1.1, whole genome shotgun sequence DNA harbors:
- the LOC137747309 gene encoding uncharacterized protein: protein MAQSAPLLLHLFILNLFISFAINPSLCADSDDEFSILAFEIHGDYSPPSPPPVPPPPHPPPLSCQGGLNGIGSLDTICELNSSLILEDNVYIEGNGSLFILSGVNLSCPFLGCEIVVKISGEFSLGRNSMIIAGLVTVNASNASFLTGSVVNVTALAGAPPAQTSGTPDGVQGSGGGHGGRGASCVIDNTKLPDDVWGGDPYAWSSLNEPVSYGSKGGTTSKDEKYGGEGGGRIWLEARSSIELSGSVLADGGDGGIKGGGGSGGSIFVKARRMTGSGRISAVGGNGFAGGGGGRVSIKVFSRRDNTDIFAHGGRSLGCLENAGAAGTYYDAVPRRLIVNNHNLSTQTDTLLLEFPKQPLWTNVDIQNHAKALVPLYWSRVQVRGQIRLSCGAVLSFGLAHFASSEFELMAEELLMSDSVIKIFGALRMSVKMHLMWNSKMLIDGLADAIVATSLLEASNVVVLRGASVIHSNANLGVHGQGFLNLSGPGDLIEAQHLILSLFFSVNIGPGSSLQGPLESGGGNLTKPKLNCELPNCPMELLHPPEDCNMNSTLTFTLQICRVEDVIIQGSITGSVIHFHWVRAVEVHSSGVISASGLGCPGGIGRGKFFTNGLGGGGGHGGKGGDGYYDGNFIDGGVSYGDADLPCELGSGSGNDSLAGATAGGGIIVMGSLERSLSSLSLDGSLRSDGESFGEKYLEKNDRVFTNIGPGGGSGGTILLFVQTLALGNSSTISTVGGHGSPSGGGGGGGGRIHFHWSDIPVGDAYLPTASANGSIITGGGFGRGHGQAGQNGTVTGKACPRGLYGIFCEECPVGTFKNVSGSDRALCHACPSLELPHRAIYVMVRGGVTETPCPHKCISDRYHMPKCYTAFEELVYTFGGPWWFGFILLSILILLALVLSVARMKYVTGDELPTPLPARQGSRLDNSFPFLESLTEVLETNRNEESQSHVHRMFFMGPNTFSEPWHLPHSPPEQVTEIVYEAAFNRFVDEINGLAAYQWWEGSVYSILCVFAYPLAWSWLQSRRKKKLQQLREYVRSEYDHSCLRSCRSRALYEGLKVAATSDLMLAYVDFYLGGDEKRAGLPPRLHQRFPLSLIFGGDGSYMAPFHLCSDNILTSLMSQSIPPTIWYRLVAGLNAQLRLVRRGHLKLTFGLVISWLETHANPTLRPYGVHVDLAWFQPTASGYSQFGLLIYAIDNESVPPTLEAQDALLPRDYLSRTPRTHWENPFEHLRLIDHWMSQKRFSGGILHSKSLRTFKEKTAIFYPYSFIVYNGKPVGHQDLVGLFISILLLGDFSIVLLSLLQLYSISLLNFFLVLFILPLGLLFPFPAGISALFSRGPKRAAGLTRIYALWNITSLINVGVAFTCGLIHYAAHSRKKHSNFQSWNFSMDESEWWVLPCGLALCKLVQSRLIDCHVANQEIQDHSLYSNDPDVFWQS, encoded by the exons ATGGCTCAAAGCGCCCCGCTTCTTCTCCACCTTTTCATCCTCAACCTCTTCATCAGCTTCGCCATAAACCCTAGCCTCTGCGCTGATTCCGACGATGAATTTTCAATTCTCGCGTTCGAAATTCACGGGGACTATTCGCCTCCTTCTCCGCCGCCGGTTCCGCCGCCGCCCCACCCTCCCCCGCTCTCGTGTCAGGGGGGTCTCAATGGAATTGGGTCGCTGGACACCATTTGTGAGCTGAATTCCAGTTTGATTCTTGAAGATAATGTGTATATAGAAGGAAATGGGAGCTTATTTATACTTTCCGGTGTTAATTTGAGCTGCCCATTTTTGGGTTGCGAAATTGTGGTTAAGATTAGTGGGGAATTCAGTTTAGGTAGAAATTCAATGATTATTGCCGGGTTAGTTACGGTTAATGCTTCGAATGCGAGCTTTTTAACTGGTTCAGTGGTAAATGTTACGGCATTGGCGGGTGCACCCCCTGCGCAGACTAGTGGCACCCCGGACGGTGTTCAGGGTTCTGGTGGAGGGCATGGCGGGAGAGGTGCTAGTTGTGTGATTGATAATACGAAGCTCCCGGACGATGTTTGGGGTGGGGATCCGTATGCATGGTCATCGTTAAATGAGCCGGTGAGTTATGGGAGTAAGGGTGGAACAACTAGTAAGGATGAGAAGTATGGTGGGGAAGGAGGTGGGAGGATTTGGTTGGAGGCAAGAAGTTCAATTGAACTTAGTGGGAGTGTTTTGGCTGATGGCGGTGATGGTGGGATTAAGGGTGGTGGAGGGTCAGGGGGCAGCATATTTGTCAAAGCTCGTAGAAT GACTGGAAGTGGCAGGATAAGTGCAGTGGGGGGTAATGGATTTGCTGGAGGGGGAGGTGGAAGAGTTTCCATCAAAGTTTTCAGCAGGCGTGATAATACAGATATCTTTGCTCATG GGGGAAGGAGTTTAGGCTGTCTGGAAAATGCAGGTGCTGCAGGGACATATTATGATGCTGTACCTCGGAGACTTATAGTCAATAATCATAACTTGTCCACACAGACTGACACGCTTCTGTTAGAGTTTCCCAAACAGCCACTTTGGACAAATGTTGATATCCAAAATCATGCCAAGGCTTTGGTTCCTTTGTATTGGAGCCGTGTTCAG GTTCGAGGTCAAATTCGTTTATCATGTGGTgcagttttgagttttggtcTTGCACATTTTGCTTCATCAGAATTTGAGTTAATGGCAGAAGAGCTTCTGATGAGTGATTCTGTTATCAAG ATATTTGGGGCTCTTCGAATGTCTGTCAAAATGCACTTGATGTGGAATTCTAAAATGCTTATAGATGGTCTTGCTGATGCAATTGTGGCAACATCCTTGCTTGAGGCAAGCAATGTAGTGGTTCTCAGG GGGGCATCTGTGATACATTCTAATGCGAATTTGGGAGTTCACGGACAAGGTTTCTTGAATTTGTCTGGGCCAGGAGATCTGATTGAAGCACAACACCTGATTCTGTCTCTATTTTTCAGTGTCAAT ATTGGACCTGGATCTTCACTGCAAGGGCCTCTGGAAAGTGGTGGTGGTAATTTGAC GAAACCCAAACTCAACTGTGAACTTCCAAACTGCCCCATGGAATTACTTCATCCACCCGAAGATTGTAACATGAACTCTACATTGACCTTCACTCTTCAG ATCTGTCGAGTTGAAGATGTTATTATTCAAGGCAGTATAACTGGATCTGTTATACATTTTCACTGGGTTAGAGCTGTAGAGGTCCACTCTTCTGGGGTAATTAGTGCATCTGGCCTAG GCTGCCCTGGTGGGATTGGTAGAGGAAAGTTTTTCACAAATGGGcttggtggcggtggtgggcATGGTGGCAAAGGTGGGGATGGGTATTACGATGGAAATTTTATTGACGGTGGTGTTTCCTATGGAGATGCTGATTTGCCGTGTGAACTTGGTAGTGGTAGTGGAAATGATAGCCTAGCTGGTGCAACTGCAGGTGGTGGTATCATTG TAATGGGTTCATTGGAGCGCTCATTGTCAAGTTTGTCTCTTGATGGTTCACTTAGATCCGACGGAGAATCCTTTGGAGaaaaatatttggagaaaaatGATAGGGTCTTTACAAATATAGGTCCTGGGGGTGGTTCTGGTGGAACTATTCTATTGTTTGTTCAAACATTGGCACTTGGTAATTCTTCTACAATCTCAACTGTTGGTGGACATGGTAGTCCTAGTGGTGGTGGCGGAGGAGGTGGTGGAAGGATTCACTTTCACTGGTCAGATATACCAGTTGGGGATGCATATCTACCCACAGCAAGTGCGAATGGAAGCATCATTACTGG GGGAGGCTTCGGTAGAGGTCATGGTCAGGCTGGACAAAATGGGACTGTTACTGGAAAGGCCTGTCCCAGAGGGCTTTATGGTATCTTTTGTGAG GAATGCCCTGTTGGCACCTTTAAGAATGTGAGTGGCTCTGATAGAGCCCTTTGTCATGCTTGCCCATCTTTGGAGCTTCCACATCGTGCCATATATGTCATGGTTCGAG GTGGTGTCACCGAAACTCCATGTCCGCATAAGTGCATTTCTGACAGATATCACATGCCTAAGTGTTATACAGCATTTGAAGAGTTGGTTTATACTTTTGGCGGACCATGGTGGTTTGGTTTTATTCTGTTAAGCATCCTCATCCTGTTAGCTCTTGTGCTTAGTGTTGCACGGATGAAGTATGTTACTGGAGACGAATTACCGACTCCTCTACCTGCTCGACAGGGCTCTCGTTTAGATAATTCCTTCCCTTTCCTGGAATCGTTGACTGAG GTTTTGGAAACAAATAGAAACGAGGAATCTCAGAGTCATGTGCATAGGATGTTTTTCATGGGGCCAAATACATTCAGTGAACCTTGGCATCTACCTCATTCCCCTCCAGAACAAGTCACAGAGATTGT GTATGAGGCTGCATTCAATAGATTTGTGGACGAGATAAATGGTTTAGCTGCTTATCAGTGGTGGGAAGGATCAGTCTACAGCATTCTTTGCGTGTTTGCCTATCCACTTGCCTGGTCATGGTTACAGAGTCGAAGGAAAAAGAAGTTACAACAACTTCGTGAATATGTTAGATCAGAATATGATCATTCGTGTTTGCGTTCTTGTCGTTCACGTGCACTGTATGAAGGACTCAAG GTAGCTGCAACTTCTGATTTAATGCTTGCATACGTGGACTTTTACCTTGGTGGAGATGAGAAAAGAGCTGGTCTTCCTCCCCGTCTTCATCAGCGATTTCCATTGTCATTAATTTTTGGAGGAGATGGAAGTTACATGGCGCCTTTCCATCTTTGCAGTGATAACATTCTCACTAGCCTCATGAGTCAG AGTATTCCACCTACCATCTGGTATCGGCTTGTAGCTGGTCTAAATGCTCAACTGCGATTGGTTCGGCGTGGTCACTTAAAGTTAACTTTTGGTCTTGTTATCAGCTGGCTTGAAACGCATGCTAACCCTACTCTTAGGCCATATGGCGTACATGTTGATCTTGCCTGGTTTCAGCCAACAGCGTCTGGGTATAGCCAGTTTGGACTTTTGATATATGCTATCGACAACGAAAGTGTGCCACCAACACTGGAGGCTCAAGATGCATTGTTGCCGCGGGATTATCTGTCACG TACGCCAAGAACTCATTGGGAAAACCCATTTGAGCATTTGAGACTCATCGACCATTGGATGTCACAGAAAAGATTTTCTGGAGGCATTTTACACAGCAAGAGCTTAAGGACATTTAAAGAGAAGACAGCTATATTTTATCCGTATTCTTTCATAGTTTATAATGGCAAACCGGTTGGCCATCAG GATCTTGTCGGTTTGTTCATTTCTATTCTACTCTTGGGAGATTTTAGCATAGTCTTGCTCAGTTTGCTGCAGCTATATTCTATTTCACTGTTGAACTTTTTCTTAGTCTTATTTATTCTTCCTCTCGGTCTACTGTTCCCCTTCCCGGCTGGAATCAGTGCTTTGTTTAGTCGTGGACCTAAACGGGCAGCAGGTCTTACGCGTATATATGCTTTATGGAACATCACATCCTTGATCAATGTC GGTGTTGCGTTTACGTGTGGATTGATTCATTATGCGGCCCACTCGAGGAAGAAGCACTCCAACTTTCAGTCCTGGAATTTTAGCAT GGATGAAAGTGAATGGTGGGTGCTTCCCTGTGGCCTGGCACTGTGTAAACTCGTGCAGTCGCGGCTCATCGACTGCCATGTGGCGAACCAGGAAATCCAGGATCACTCATTGTACAGCAATGACCCCGACGTTTTCTGGCAGTCATGA
- the LOC137748308 gene encoding ATP-dependent 6-phosphofructokinase 3-like yields MHSVYSSSSAIVSLKGTGISDYSNPVSGSRTWSKSFSGSGQKVGCFSRSQMESMGNKVVVGTGGYVLEDVPHFSDYIPHLPTYPNPLQDNPAYSVVKQYFVNVDDTVAQKIVVHNNSPRGTHFRRAGPRQRVYFESDDVHACIVTCGGLCPGLNTVIREIVCGLHHMYGVKKVLGIDGGYRGFYSRNTIPLTPKSVNDIHKRGGTILGTSRGGHNTKKIVDSIQDRGINQVYIIGGDGTQKGASVIYEEIKRRGLKVAVAGIPKTIDNDIAVIDRSFGFDTAVEEAQRAINAAHVESESIENGIGVVKLMGRYSGFIAMYATLASRDVDCCLIPESPFYLEGPGGLFEYIEKRLIENGHMVIVMAEGAGQELLSESIHSMTKQDASGNKLLQDVGLWISQKIKDHFKKGNKMSINLKYIDPTYMIRAVPSNASDNVYCTLLAQSAVHGAMAGYTGFTVGPVNGRHSYIPFHRIIEQQNKVVITDRMWARLLSSTNQPSFLSTKDVIEDKKEEPPTQLLDHENGLEDNLLNKKISSACN; encoded by the exons ATGCATTCAGTTTACAGTTCTTCCTCTGCAATCGTTTCACTGAAGGGTACAGGTATTTCGGATTATTCGAACCCGGTTTCGGGTTCTAGAACTTGGTCCAAGAGTTTTTCGGGTTCGGGTCAGAAAGTCGGGTGCTTTTCTCGTTCCCAGATGGAGAGCATGGGTAATAAGGTGGTGGTCGGCACCGGTGGTTATGTTCTCGAAGATGTTCCTCATTTCTCGGATTACATTCCTCATCTGCCG ACCTACCCAAATCCATTGCAAGACAATCCTGCATACTCAGTTGTCAA gCAGTACTTTGTTAATGTGGATGACACTGTTGCACAAAAG ATCGTTGTTCACAACAATAGTCCAAGGGGCACACATTTCCGGCGGGCAGGACCTCGTCAAAGA GTGTATTTCGAGTCGGATGATGTTCATGCCTGTATTGTGACATGTGGGGGTCTATGCCCTGGACTCAACACGGTGATTAGGGAGATAGTATGTGGCTTGCACCATATGTATGGTGTCAAGAAAGTTCTCGGAATTGAT GGAGGATACCGGGGTTTTTATTCACGTAATACGATTCCTTTGACTCCTAAGAGCGTGAACGACATCCATAAACGCGGTGGAACAATCCTTGGGACGTCTCGTGGCGGCCACAATACCAAAAAGATCGTTGACAGCATTCAAGATCGTGGAATCAATCAG GTTTACATAATTGGAGGAGATGGAACCCAAAAGGGTGCATCTGTGATATACGAG GAAATTAAGCGACGAGGTCTCAAAGTAGCAGTAGCCGGAATCCCCAAAACCATCGATAATGACATTGCG GTTATCGATAGGTCCTTTGGCTTTGACACTGCCGTTGAGGAGGCTCAACGTGCAATTAATGCAGCGCATGTCGAATCTGAAAGCATTGAGAATGGTATTGGTGTTGTAAAGCTGATGGGTCGCTACAGCG GGTTTATCGCTATGTATGCAACGCTTGCAAGCCGGGATGTAGACTGCTGCTTAATTCCCGAGTCACCCTTTTACCTAGAAGGCCCGGGTGGACTTTTTGAGTACATAGAGAAACGACTCATAGAAAACGGGCACATGGTCATAGTCATGGCCGAAGGTGCTGGCCAGGAGCTTCTTTCTGAGAGCATTCATTCCATGACCAAACAGGACGCTTCCGGAAACAAGCTTCTCCAAGATGTTGGACTATGGATTTCCCAGAAGATCAAG GATCATTTTAAGAAGGGGAACAAAATGAGCATAAACCTCAAATATATAG ACCCTACGTATATGATCCGAGCGGTTCCAAGCAATGCATCTGATAACGTGTACTGCACGCTCCTTGCTCAAAGCGCCGTCCATGGAGCAATGGCAGGTTATACAGGATTTACGGTTGGGCCTGTCAATGGGAGACATTCTTATATACCCTTTCAT AGAATCATTGAGCAGCAGAACAAGGTTGTGATAACTGACAGAATGTGGGCACGGCTCCTATCTTCGACAAACCAGCCGAGCTTCTTGAGCACTAAAGATGTCATCGAGGACAAGAAGGAAGAACCACCAACCCAGTTGCTGGATCACGAAAATGGTTTGGAGGACAACTTGTTGAACAAGAAAATCAGCTCTGCTTGTAATTGA
- the LOC137748566 gene encoding AP-4 complex subunit sigma, translating into MGIRFILMVNKQGQTRLAQYYEYLTLEERRALEAEIVRKCLARTEQQCSFVEHRNYKIVYRRYASLFFLVGVDNDENELAILEFIHLLVETMDRHFGNVCELDIMFHLEKAHFMLEEMVMNGCIVETSKSNILAPIQLMDKMT; encoded by the exons ATGGGGATCAGATTCATACTTATGGTGAACAAGCAGGGGCAGACCCGACTTGCCCAATACTACGAATACCTCACTCTCGAAGAACGACGAGCTCTTGAAGCTGAAATCGTCCGCAAATGCCTCGCCCGCACCGAGCAACAg TGTTCGTTTGTTGAGCACCGGAACTACAAAATTGTGTACAGGCGCTATGCTTCGTTATTTTTTCTGGTTGGAGTCGACAATGATGAA AATGAGCTTGCAATTTTGGAATTCATACATCTGTTGGTTGAAACCATGGACCGCCATTTTGGCAATGTG TGTGAACTAGACATCATGTTCCATTTGGAGAAAGCGCATTTCATGCTAGAAGAAATGGTCATGAATGGATGCATTGTTGAGACGAGCAAGTCTAACATTCTGGCGCCAATACAGCTGATGGACAAAATGACTTAG
- the LOC137748862 gene encoding inositol oxygenase 4-like has product MTILIEQPEIGLQVEEKKIISSENNGEMNDLVLDGGFVVPKEISKNDGIVAQEITGSNEAFIALEINSFGQSFRDYNAESERQKSVEEFYRLNHINQTHDFVKRMREEYSKLNRVEMSIWECCELLNDVVDDSDPDLDEPQIEHLLQTAEAIRKDYPNEDWLHLTALIHDLGKVLLLPSFGQLPQWAVVGDAHPLGCAFDESIVHHKYFKENPDCNNPSYNTKNGIYSKGCGLDNVMISWGHDDYMYLVAKENGTTLPQAGLFIIRYHSFYPLHRAGAYTHLMNKEDEENLKWLQVFNKYDLYSKSKVRVDVEKVKPYYLSLIEKYFPAKLRW; this is encoded by the exons ATGACTATCCTCATTGAGCAGCCTGAGATTG GGTTACAAGTGGAGGAAAAGAAGATTATTTCTTCAGAGAACAATGGAGAAATGAATGATTTGGTATTGGATGGTGGGTTTGTGGTGCCCAAAGAGATCTCAAAAAATGATGGAATTGTGGCACAAGAAATTACAGGATCTAATGAGGCTTTCATTGCACTTGAAATCAATTCATTTGGCCAGTCGTTCAG GGATTATAATGCAGAAAGTGAAAGGCAGAAATCCGTGGAGGAATTCTACCGGTTGAACCACATTAATCAAACGCATGATTTCGTGAAGAGGATGAGGGAGGAGTACAGCAAGTTGAATCGAGTCGAAATGAGCATATGGGAATGTTGTGAGCTGCTCAATGATGTTGTGGATGACAGTGATCCGGACTTGGATGAACCACAAATTGAGCACTTGCTGCAAACTGCTGAAGCCATTAGAAAAGACTATCCCAATGAAGATTGGTTGCACTTGACTGCTCTTATTCATG ATCTCGGAAAAGTGCTTCTTCTTCCTAGCTTTGGACAGCTTCCTCAATGGGCTGTCGTTG GAGACGCACATCCTCTCGGGTGCGCTTTCGATGAATCCATTGTTCACCACAAG TATTTCAAGGAAAATCCAGATTGCAACAATCCTTCCTACAACACCAAAAATGGGATTTACTCAAAAGGATGTGGACTAGACAATGTCATGATCTCATGGGGTCATGATGACTACATGTACTTG GTGGCCAAGGAAAACGGAACAACTTTGCCTCAGGCAGGATTGTTCATCATCCGGTATCACTCATTTTATC CTTTACATAGGGCAGGGGCATATACACACCTTATGAACAAAGAGGACGAAGAGAATCTAAAGTGGCTTCAAGTATTCAA CAAATATGACCTCTACAGCAAGAGCAAAGTTCGAGTTGATGTCGAAAAAGTTAAGCCATATTATTTGTCCCTCATTGAGAAG TATTTCCCAGCAAAGCTCAGATGGTGA
- the LOC137748565 gene encoding glutathione hydrolase 3-like: MGQQSSEAPLLGSHGLANKSKKTTSPLWLLLFTFLAIIIFVGLIFGGDTNGWLLEGSNKHNHGKFGGNESDIVESENGVVAADDARCSEIGASTLRQGGHAVDAAVATALCLGVVNSMASGIGGGAFMLVRSSATSQTQAFDMRETAPLAASQNMYESNPKAKTEGALSMGVPGEIAGLHEAWLQHGRIAWRTLFQPAIKLARDGYVVAPYLGRYLSALRDEILSDPGLRQVFAPNGKMLKEGDTCYNVELGQSLEAVAELGPQAFYNGTLGEKLVKDVKEAGGILTMEDLRNYKVNVVDAVAANVLGYTIFGMPPPSSGTLGLSLVLNIFNSYGTSDAAKGDLGLHRLIEALKHMFAIRMNLGDPAFVDTTKYASAMLSPSFAEKIRQKIFDSTTFPPEYYLHRWSQLRDHGTSHFCIVDADRNAVSVTSTVNYPFGAGVLSPSTGILLNNEMGDFSTPTDISPDHLPPAPANFIEPNKRPLSSMTPLIITKENQLAGVLGGSGGMNIIPAVTQVFLNHFVLGMDPLDAVQSPRIYHRLIPNIVCYENMTVIDGDHIELSDERKLFLQQRGHQLQAQAGGAITQLIVQTLQNPANIGRKGGKNSNEQIFHGRLTAVSDPRKDGKPAAV; this comes from the exons ATGGGGCAGCAGAGCTCGGAAGCTCCACTCCTTGGCAGTCATGGTTTGGCCAATAAGAGCAAAAAGACTACCAGTCCTCTCTGGCTTCTCCTGTTTACGTTTCTAGCCATCATCATTt TTGTAGGCCTTATATTTGGCGGGGACACAAATGGCTGGTTACTTGAAGgatcaaacaaacacaatcatggGAAATTTGGAGGCAACGAATCTGACATAGTTGAGTCAGAAAATGGAGTTGTTGCTGCAGATGATGCAAGGTGTTCCGAAATCGGAGCATCAACGCTCAGGCAGGGAGGGCATGCTGTTGATGCAGCAGTGGCAACTGCATTGTGCCTTGGTGTTGTTAATTCCATGGCAAGTGGGATAGGAGGTGGAGCTTTCATGCTTGTGAGATCTTCAGCAACCTCCCAAACCCAAGCTTTTGATATGAGGGAAACTGCCCCATTAGCTGCTTCACAG AACATGTATGAGAGCAATCCGAAAGCCAAGACTGAAGGTGCACTGTCAATGGGAGTTCCGGGTGAGATAGCCGGTCTCCATGAAGCTTGGTTGCAACATGGGCGTATCGCTTGGAGGACTTTATTTCAACCTGCAATAAAACTAGCTAGAGATGGATATGTGGTTGCTCCTTATCTTGGACGATATCTAAGTGCATTAAGAGATGAAATTTTAAGTGATCCCGGCTTAAGGCAAGTGTTTGCACCAAATGGGAAGATGTTAAAGGAAGGCGATACATGCTACAATGTGGAACTTGGCCAGAGCTTAGAGGCGGTGGCAGAACTTGGGCCGCAAGCATTCTATAACGGCACTCTTGGCGAGAAATTAGTCAAGGATGTGAAAGAGGCTGGTGGGATCTTGACAATGGAGGATCTGAGGAATTACAAGGTGAATGTTGTGGATGCAGTGGCTGCGAATGTGTTGGGCTACACTATTTTTGGAATGCCTCCTCCTTCGAGTGGAACATTGGGGCTCTCTTTG GTTCTGAACATTTTCAACAGCTATGGAACTTCAGATGCTGCAAAAGGAGATCTTGGTCTACACCGCTTGATTGAAGCGTTGAAACACATGTTTGCAATCCGAATGAACTTGGGCGACCCTGCGTTCGTAGATACAACTAAATACGCCTCTGCTATGCTTTCCCCATCATTCGCAGAGAAAATTCGGCAGAAGATATTTGACAGCACGACTTTCCCTCCTGAGTACTATCTGCACAG GTGGAGTCAGCTCAGAGATCATGGAACAAGTCATTTCTGCATAGTAGATGCAGACAGAAACGCAGTTTCGGTTACTAGCACTGTAAATTACCCTTTTGGAGCTGGAGTGCTTTCTCCTTCTACCGGAATTCTGCTCAACAACGAGATGGGTGACTTTTCAACCCCAACGGATATATCCCCCGACCATCTCCCTCCTGCTCCGGCAAATTTTATCGAACCGAACAAGAGGCCTTTATCTTCCATGACTCCGCTTATTATCACAAAG GAAAATCAGTTGGCCGGGGTTCTTGGCGGCAGTGGTGGAATGAACATAATTCCAGCAGTAACACAGGTTTTCCTTAATCATTTCGTGTTAGGGATGGACCCGTTAGATGCAGTTCAAAGTCCAAGGATCTACCACAGG CTGATACCGAACATAGTTTGCTACGAGAACATGACTGTCATAGATGGCGATCACATCGAGCTTTCAGACGAAAGAAAGCTGTTCTTGCAACAGCGGGGTCATCAGTTGCAGGCTCAGGCAGGGGGAGCCATCACTCAGCTCATTGTTCAAACCCTTCAAAATCCTGCAAACATAGGCCGGAAAGGCGGAAAGAATTCTAATGAACAAATATTTCACGGTAGGCTCACTGCTGTAAGTGACCCGAGAAAGGACGGGAAGCCTGCAGCTGTATGA